One Myripristis murdjan chromosome 17, fMyrMur1.1, whole genome shotgun sequence DNA segment encodes these proteins:
- the bpnt2 gene encoding inositol monophosphatase 3, with product MAPMGIRLSPLGVAVFFLLGLGVIYHLYAGVISNRLSAFRQKRKVDLRNLLALSVEAAIKGGIEVKRVREDNTLQERSKGKTKEGANEFLTLGDLQSHKKMYYLIKNTYPELTVNSEEHDSSVNEGAVWSRDIPAEILQKIEEGKEVPPESITVWIDPLDATQEYTENLLQYVTTMVCVAVDGKPVIGVIHKPFTGYTAWALVGQGSNIRPRTSYSVSPPKVIVSRSHAGKVKSFIQDAFGNSTTIIPAGGAGYKVLSLLDTPPGEIESTDQADTYIHVTYIKKWDICAGAALLAALGGQMTTLHGEHIDYSGNEANKQGLLASVGVDHKALLERLPNWDPDKH from the exons ATGGCTCCGATGGGTATCCGGCTGTCACCGCTCGGCGTGGCCGTGTTCTTCCTGCTGGGGCTCGGCGTCATCTACCACCTGTACGCCGGAGTCATCTCCAACCGCCTGTCCGCCTTCAG acagaagagaaaagtgGATCTGAGGAACCTGCTGGCTCTGTCAGTGGAGGCTGCGATCAAAGGCGGCATAGAG GTGAAGAGGGTGCGTGAGGACAACACCCTACAGGAGAGGTCAAAGGGAAAGACTAAAGAGGGAGCCAATGAGTTTCTCACGCTGGGCGACCTGCAGTCTCATAAGAAGATGTATTACCTGATCAAGAACACCTACCCGGAGCTCACG GTGAACAGTGAGGAACATGACAGCTCGGTGAATGAGGGAGCGGTTTGGAGCCGGGACATCCCAGCTGAGATCCTGCAGAAAatagaggaagggaaggaggttCCTCCTGAGAGCATCACCGTATGGATTGACCCTCTAGACGCCACACAGGAATATACGG agAACCTGTTACAGTATGTGACCACAATGGTGTGTGTGGCGGTAGATGGTAAACCAGTCATAGGCGTCATACACAAACCATTCACTGGATACacag CGTGGGCGCTTGTTGGCCAGGGCTCAAACATTCGTCCCCGGACATCCTACAGTGTGAGCCCCCCAAAGGTGATTGTGTCACGCTCCCATGCTGGAAAAGTCAAAAGTTTTATTCAGGACGCTTTTGGAAACAGCACTACCATCATACCAGCAGGCGGAGCGG gatATAAGGTCCTGTCACTGTTAGACACTCCTCCAGGTGAAATAGAGTCAACAGACCAGGCAGACACCTACATCCACGTCACCTACATTAAGAAATGGGACATTTGTGCTGGCGCCGCTCTGCTGGCTGCTCTGG GAGGCCAGATGACAACCCTACACGGAGAGCACATCGACTACAGTGGGAACGAGGCCAACAAGCAAGGACTGCTGGCCAGTGTCGGTGTGGACCATAAGGCGCTACTGGAGAGACTACCAAACTGGGACCCGGACAAGCACTGA
- the LOC115374645 gene encoding quinone oxidoreductase-like — protein sequence MSTSKLMRAIRVSEFGPPSVLKLCSDVEVPKPGHRQVLIRVRACGVNPVETYIRAGTYSRKPTLPYTPGSDVAGVVEAVGEGVSTLKAGDRVFTTATESGGYAEFAVAASDSVHRLPDALDFTQGAAIGIPYFTAYRALFHKAHAKPGETVLIHGASGGVGVAACQLSRALGLKVLGTAGTPEGMKMVVSNGAHLAFNHREQGYTDKIMEATEGRGIDVIVEMLSNVNLSKDLQMLAYGGRVTVVGSRGSIEINPRDTMIKESSIMGVALFFATPEEKNECGAALYSGMEAGWLRPVVGRQYPLDMAAQAHHDIIECPGATGKMVLTM from the exons ATGTCGACCTCCAAGCTGATGAGGGCCATCAGAGTCAGTGAGTTCGGGCCGCCGTCCGTCCTCAAGCTGTGCTCTGATGTTGAGGTGCCAAAACCCggacacagacag GTGTTGATCCGTGTCCGTGCATGCGGTGTGAACCCTGTGGAAACGTACATCCGCGCTGGGACCTACAGCCGCAAGCCCACCCTGCCATACACACCGGGCTCCGACGTAGCCGGGGTGGTGGAGGCTGTCGGAGAGGGAGTCTCCACATTAAAA GCAGGGGATCGTGTTTTCACCACAGCCACAGAGTCGGGGGGTTACGCAGAGTTTGCCGTCGCAGCGTCTGACTCTGTGCACAGGCTGCCCGACGCTCTAGACTTCACTCAGGGAGCCGCCATAGGCATCCCTTACTTCACTGCCTACAGAGCTCTGTTTCACAA AGCCCACGCCAAACCAGGAGAGACGGTCCTCATCCACGGTGCCAGCGGAGGG gtggGTGTAGCAGCGTGTCAGCTGTCCCGTGCTCTGGGCCTGAAGGTGCTGGGAACAGCAGGGACACCAGAGGGAATGAAGATGGTTGTCAGCAACGGAGCTCATCTGGCCTTCAATCACAGAGAGCAGGGTTACACAGACAAAATCatg gaagCTACCGAGGGGCGCGGTATTGATGTGATTGTAGAGATGCTGTCAAACGTCAACCTCAGTAAGGACCTGCAGATGCTGGCCTATGGAGGACGAGTTACG GTGGTGGGCAGCAGAGGCTCAATAGAGATCAACCCCAGAGACACCATGATCAAAGAGAGCAGCATCATGGGAGTGGCCCTTTTCTTCGCCACGCCG GAGGAGAAGAACGAATGTGGGGCGGCGCTGTACTCTGGGATGGAGGCCGGTTGGCTGCGTCCGGTCGTCGGCCGCCAGTATCCTCTGGACATGGCTGCCCAGGCCCACCATGACATCATTGAGTGCCCCGGGGCCACTGGGAAAATGGTGTTGACCATGTGA